Genomic DNA from Prosthecobacter sp. SYSU 5D2:
GTGATGCACGTCAAAGCCGAGCTTCTGCGCCGTGGCGATGTTTGGCTCCAGATCATCAATGTAAAACGTCTGCGACGGGTCCAGATCCAGTTCCTGAATGGTCACCCGAAAGATCTCCTCCCCCGGCTTGCTGCATTTGGCGGAGTAAGAGTACACCCCGCCGCTGAAGGGACGGAAGATGTCAAACGTGCGCAAAAGGTAGTCCTTGTGCAGGCCGCTGGTATTGGAGAGCAGCTTCATCGGCACCTTTCCCACCAGCGGGGCCAGCGAGCGTTTCATCGCCTCATTCTCCGTGAAAATATCGCACCAGATCGCTTCAAATTCCGCCGCCGTTCCTTCAAACTCCAGCGCCTGGATGGCCGCCCGCACAAAGGTGTCATCATCCATGTCCCCATTTTCAAAAGGCCCCTTGATGTCCTCCAGCCTTTCCGAAAGTGCCTCTGGCGGAAACGGGCAGCGCTCCGACACCCTCAGTGCGGCGACGCTGAAATCAAAGAAAGTGAGCACGTTGCCGATATCAGAAAGGAGGACGGGGGAAGGCATAAAGGCTCTATGGCAAGCCTTGGCCAAAGTTGCAAGCAGCAGGACCGTCACCTCCGCCGCGCCCGTTTACCAATCCCCCTCCTCTCCCCGCGATTCCTCTTGCCTCCCCCCACCGTCTTCATTAACGCTGGTGCTACATGGAATCCGCAGCCCAACCCTTCCGCATCGGCGTCGCCGGTGTCGGTGCCATCGGTAAAAATCATGCCCGCATCATGGCGGAGATCGCCAGCCGCAGTGAAGGCACCGTCACCTTTGCCGCTGTTTATGATGCCGACCCCGCACGCGCCGCCGACTTCGCCGCCCAATATGGCACCCAGGCCGCGAGTGATCTGGCCGACTTCGCCGCCCGTGTGGATGCTGCCACCGTCGCCGTTCCCACCATCTATCACCGTCGCGTCGCCGAGCCGCTCATGGAAAAGGGCGTCCATGTCATGGTGGAAAAGCCCATCAGCGAATCTTATGACGAGGCTCAAGCACTGATCGGGCTGGCCCAGACCAAAAACGTCATCCTCCAGGTCGGTCACATCGAGCGCTTCAACCCTGTGCTGCGCCAGCTCGAAGACCGCATGGACCACCCACGGTTCATTGAGGTCCACCGCCTTTCCCCCTTCCCCAACCGCAGCATGGACATCGGTGTTGTCCTGGACGTCATGATCCATGACATCGAAATCGTTCTCCACTTGGTCAAGTCTCCACTTGTACAGATTGACGCCGTGGGCATCCCCGTGCTGACCAAGCGCGAGGACATCGCCAACGCCCGCTTTAAATTCGCCAACGGCTGCATCGCCAACCTGACCGCCAGCCGCATCAGCCCGGAGAAGATGCGCAAAATCCGCGTTTTCCAGCAGGATTCATATCTTTCGCTCGACTATCAGGAACAAAGCGGGTGGATCTATAAAAAGGACGGCATGCAGATCGTCCGCGAAGCCGTGGAAGTGGAGAAGGACGAACCTTTGAAGCTGGAGATCGCCGCCTTCGTTGAATGCGCCCGCCATGGCAAGCGCCCCGTCGTCACCG
This window encodes:
- a CDS encoding HAD-IA family hydrolase; translation: MPSPVLLSDIGNVLTFFDFSVAALRVSERCPFPPEALSERLEDIKGPFENGDMDDDTFVRAAIQALEFEGTAAEFEAIWCDIFTENEAMKRSLAPLVGKVPMKLLSNTSGLHKDYLLRTFDIFRPFSGGVYSYSAKCSKPGEEIFRVTIQELDLDPSQTFYIDDLEPNIATAQKLGFDVHHYHHLAHDRLEADLEAWARKQGLTV
- a CDS encoding Gfo/Idh/MocA family oxidoreductase, with the protein product MESAAQPFRIGVAGVGAIGKNHARIMAEIASRSEGTVTFAAVYDADPARAADFAAQYGTQAASDLADFAARVDAATVAVPTIYHRRVAEPLMEKGVHVMVEKPISESYDEAQALIGLAQTKNVILQVGHIERFNPVLRQLEDRMDHPRFIEVHRLSPFPNRSMDIGVVLDVMIHDIEIVLHLVKSPLVQIDAVGIPVLTKREDIANARFKFANGCIANLTASRISPEKMRKIRVFQQDSYLSLDYQEQSGWIYKKDGMQIVREAVEVEKDEPLKLEIAAFVECARHGKRPVVTGQEGAEAVRIALEITDQIEKNAALGEK